TTCTCTCTTTAAAAAACTCTTGAAAGTTTTATTTATTTATTAGAAAGATTTTTTTGCTAAAATATCTATTATATTAATAAATGGGAAAATACAAAATGAGTATTATAAAAAATGATTTTGAAAAAATGAATATTACAAAAATTATAAATTATAAAAATAATAAAAAACTTACAATGATAACAGCATATGATGCACTATTTGCAAAACTTTTTGAAGAAATAGCAGATATGATTTTAGTAGGTGATAGTTTAAATATGAGTTTTGCAGGAAAACCTGATACTCTTTCAGCAACGTTAGAGCAAATGATTTATCATACAAATGCAGTATGTGCTGGTGCTTCTAAGGCTTTTGTCATTTTAGATATGCCTTTTGGAACATACATAAATGAAAATCAAGCTTTACAAAACGCTGTAAAAGTTTACCAACAAACTAACGCAAGCGCTGTTAAAATTGAAGGTGGCGAAGACAGAGCACATATAATTAAACACTTAACTTCAAATTCAATTGCAGTAATGGGACATATTGGCTTAATGCCACAATATGTAAGAAGTGAAGGTGGCTATAAAGTTAGAGGAAAAACAAAAGAAGATGAAGAACAACTAATAAAAGATGCTATTGCAATAGAAAAAGCAGGAGCTTTTTCTATTGTAGTTGAAGGTGTTCTAAGCCATGTTGCAAAAAAAATAACTGATGCTGTTTCTATTCCTGTAATTGGAATTGGAGCAGGAAATGTAACAGATGGACAAGTATTAGTTTGGTCTGATATGTTAGGCTTTTTTGAAGATTTTAAACCAAAGTTTGTAAGACATTATTTAGATGGAGCACAATTAGTAAAAAATTCCGTAAATCAGTATAGAAGTGATGTTCAAGATTCAACTTTCCCTTCTAAAGATGAAGAATACTAAGTATGGAAAGAATTGTAGAGGTTGAATCAGTATCTTTTGAAGAGGATAATAATGAAGTTAATTTAAGACCTTCTTCTTGGGATGATTATATTGGTCAAGAAAAAATAAAAAGAAATTTAAAAGTATTTATTGAAGCTTCAAGAAAAAGAAATGAAGCCTTAGATCATATACTTTTTTATGGACCTCCGGGACTTGGGAAAACAACAATCTCGTATTTAATTTCAAATGAAATGGATACAAATATAAAAATTACAGCAGGTCCAATGATTGAAAAATCAGGTGATTTAGCTGCGATTTTAACAAACCTTGAAGAAGGTGATATTTTATTTATTGATGAAATCCATAGACTCTCACCTGCTGTTGAAGAGATTTTATATCCAGCAATGGAAGATTATAGACTTGATATTATAATTGGCTCAGGACCTGCTGCACAAACTGTTAAAATTGATTTACCAAGATTTACACTAATTGGAGCGACAACAAGGGCAGGAATGCTTTCAAATCCTTTAAGAGAAAGATTTGGAATGCATTTTAGAATGCAATTTTATAATCATGAAGAATTAGCAAAAATTATTCAAATAGCCTCTACAAAATTAAATAAATATTGTCAAAATGATGCAGCAGAAGAAATTTCAAGAAGAAGTAGAGGAACTCCAAGAGTTGCTTTACGATTATTAAGACGTGTACGTGATTTTGCTGAAGTTGAAAATGAAGACGAGATACACCTAAAAAGATGTAAATATGCCTTAGATGAATTAGGTGTTAATGAAAGTGGTTTTGATGAAATGGATATTAATTTACTTGAATTATTAGTATCAAATAAAGGTAAACCAATGGGTCTTTCTACAATGGCCGCAGCACTTAGTGAAGATGAGGGTACAATTGAAGATGCAATTGAACCATATTTACTAGCAAACGGCTTTATAGAAAGAACAGCAAGAGGAAGAATTGCAAGTATAAAAACATATGAAATGTTTAGACTTTCATATCCTAATAGTGGCAAATTAGATGACGAAGGTAGTCTGTTTTGAAGCCCGTTTATTTCTTAATATTTATAGCTGCTATTACAATATTTTTTATGGTAGAGCTATTTAGTCCATTTTTAAAAGCATTATTTGTAGCCCTACTTCTAGCAGTTGCTACTAATTCTTTAACACTATACTTAGAAAATAGATTAAACAGTAGAGTTATAGCAACAGTTACGATGACTCTTACACTTGCTGGAATATTTTTTATTCCTGTAATGTATTGTATTTTTGCATTCGCTAATTACTTTAATGACCTTAATCAACAAACTTTAATAAAAGAGTTTTCAAATTTAAAATTTTGGGTACAAAACCTTTCAGATGACTTCTTATTTATAAAAGAACAACTAAGTTTTATTCTTACAAAAATAGATGTAGGTCAAATTGCACAAAAAACACTAGCAGTAGGTGGTTCTATTGGTAAAAACTCTGCAGGGTTTATGATGGATATGGTTTTGATTTTAATTTTCTATTTCTTCTTTACTTTATATTCAACAACTATATCTACTTTTGTAAAAGAGTTATTACCAATTAAAAAAGATGATTCAATTACACTTTTTTATGAATCCTCAAATGTAATGACAGTTGTTTTATATTCTGTAATAATTACAGCAATTTTTGAAGGGTTTTTATTTGGGTTTTTTCTAACATTTTATAGATATGACGGTTTATTATTAGGAGTTTTATATGGTTTTGCATCATTAATTCCCGTAATTGGAGGAGTTATTATGTGGCTTCCTTTGGTAATCTATGAAGCAATAACAGGTTCAATTACAAATGCAATTGTAATTGCAGTGTATTCAATTCTTATGATTTCAGTATTTGCTGATACTTTTGCTAAACCTGTAATTATAAAATATATAAATCAAAAAGTTGTAAAAACACCTACAAAAGTACATGAAATATTAATATTCTTTTCTATTGTAGCTGGACTTTCAACATTTGGTTTTTGGGGAATGATTATAGGACCTGCAATGGTTACATTCTTTATTTCAATAATGCATTTACTAAAAAAATATTCAGAAGAATCAAAAGAGGATGTATCCTAAAAAAAGGATACATCTTATAAATAAAGAGTCTTACTCTTCTCCACTTAGTGTTTCACCTTGGAATGAAGATATTCCATAATCTAAGTTAGCAACACTTTTATAGCCTAAATCAAGCATAATTCTTTGACAATAAGCTGATCTACTACCACTTAAACAATATACAACTACAGGAGTATTTTTTTGGTCATCAACTCTTTCAAGTGCTTGATAAAATGAAGTAGTTGGAACTAAATAATCTGTACCTTTAATTCTTCTTCCAACCCATTCCATCCATTCTCTTGTATCAATTAAATTAAATTTTACAAAACCTAATTCTCTAGCTTCAAGTAAAGATTCTAATTCACTTGAATTTACTTCTTCTTTTAAAAGTAAATCTGCACACTCTTCTTTAGTTAAACCTCTTGAATGAGTTGCAATAGCATCATGTAATTCTTCTTCTTTAGCACTTGTTTGTGCAAATTCTGGTGTACAGAAAATCCCACAGTGACAATTACCTTTTTGCGGAATCTCTTCTTTTAATGCAGGTTTACATGGACATAATCGGTTA
This sequence is a window from Poseidonibacter parvus. Protein-coding genes within it:
- a CDS encoding AI-2E family transporter: MKPVYFLIFIAAITIFFMVELFSPFLKALFVALLLAVATNSLTLYLENRLNSRVIATVTMTLTLAGIFFIPVMYCIFAFANYFNDLNQQTLIKEFSNLKFWVQNLSDDFLFIKEQLSFILTKIDVGQIAQKTLAVGGSIGKNSAGFMMDMVLILIFYFFFTLYSTTISTFVKELLPIKKDDSITLFYESSNVMTVVLYSVIITAIFEGFLFGFFLTFYRYDGLLLGVLYGFASLIPVIGGVIMWLPLVIYEAITGSITNAIVIAVYSILMISVFADTFAKPVIIKYINQKVVKTPTKVHEILIFFSIVAGLSTFGFWGMIIGPAMVTFFISIMHLLKKYSEESKEDVS
- the ruvB gene encoding Holliday junction branch migration DNA helicase RuvB, encoding MERIVEVESVSFEEDNNEVNLRPSSWDDYIGQEKIKRNLKVFIEASRKRNEALDHILFYGPPGLGKTTISYLISNEMDTNIKITAGPMIEKSGDLAAILTNLEEGDILFIDEIHRLSPAVEEILYPAMEDYRLDIIIGSGPAAQTVKIDLPRFTLIGATTRAGMLSNPLRERFGMHFRMQFYNHEELAKIIQIASTKLNKYCQNDAAEEISRRSRGTPRVALRLLRRVRDFAEVENEDEIHLKRCKYALDELGVNESGFDEMDINLLELLVSNKGKPMGLSTMAAALSEDEGTIEDAIEPYLLANGFIERTARGRIASIKTYEMFRLSYPNSGKLDDEGSLF
- the panB gene encoding 3-methyl-2-oxobutanoate hydroxymethyltransferase, producing MSIIKNDFEKMNITKIINYKNNKKLTMITAYDALFAKLFEEIADMILVGDSLNMSFAGKPDTLSATLEQMIYHTNAVCAGASKAFVILDMPFGTYINENQALQNAVKVYQQTNASAVKIEGGEDRAHIIKHLTSNSIAVMGHIGLMPQYVRSEGGYKVRGKTKEDEEQLIKDAIAIEKAGAFSIVVEGVLSHVAKKITDAVSIPVIGIGAGNVTDGQVLVWSDMLGFFEDFKPKFVRHYLDGAQLVKNSVNQYRSDVQDSTFPSKDEEY
- a CDS encoding ferredoxin-thioredoxin reductase catalytic domain-containing protein, with the protein product MIKKIDTNSEEFQTELELTKQFTDKVVENFKFAYNPNDEVNESIQMGLARNKMIYGKRYCPCFMVIGETKEEQKAADNRLCPCKPALKEEIPQKGNCHCGIFCTPEFAQTSAKEEELHDAIATHSRGLTKEECADLLLKEEVNSSELESLLEARELGFVKFNLIDTREWMEWVGRRIKGTDYLVPTTSFYQALERVDDQKNTPVVVYCLSGSRSAYCQRIMLDLGYKSVANLDYGISSFQGETLSGEE